In Megalops cyprinoides isolate fMegCyp1 chromosome 16, fMegCyp1.pri, whole genome shotgun sequence, the genomic window AGGGTGAGACGTGTGTCGTATTAGTTGCACTTGTACGTGGTGGGCAGCCCGTTATATGGATTAAATGACTCGGATCATGTGACGGGAGGGAACTGTTCAGCTAATCATCTCGACCTCCATGAGCTTCACTGAGTATTGTTAGGGTGCTTTGTGGCACTGACTGAATTCACAGCGGACTATTCAGCCCTTCTGCAGAAATGGGACTTAATCCCTCAGCTGTGCTTAATGTACAGgcaaaagggttttttttgccTGGCACAATGGACTCCAAAGCCCTCCCCTCTGTGATCCTGAGTCTGCCCAAAAGGAAAACCACAGCCAACCTAACCCTCATTGTAAATGACAAGACATGCAAGGAGGCATATAACGAAGTTGAGAAGGTGTCAGATTGTGTGTGATCAGATAGCCAAGACGGGtaaaaaatagaacaaaaacacattatgttCCAGGCCCTTGCTGTAGCAGATAAACACTTTCTGCCCGGATATGTTCTGAAAGGTCTAAAAGGGGTCAATGGTAGCAGTGTACACTCTAGAGGAGAGCTCCTTCAGCACGATCAACAAACCTGCATTCACTAACAGTCTGCCTTTTCGCAAATGCAAGTCCAAAGGTCTTTATGGCACCAGTCCATGAAAAGGCATTGCGGGAGGAGCTGGTTTATCCCACACATATCCAGTTTGTGTATGATAACAAGTGGTGTCTGATTATGAACTGCCTGAAGATGTTATTTTGGAGTTCTGCAGGAGTGTGCATGGAATGGCATGCTGAGAGGATAACAGCTTGGTCAAGCCTGTAATGGTACAGTAAAACGGACAACTGCATTGTTAAGCAAAAATATTTAAGGTTCTCATCATCGTTCAGCATTGATCTTATCTTTAAGAATCTGACATGGGAGATACAGGACTATGTAGACCAACATAGATGGACGTTCATATGACAGCTTCCTACAAAAAGATAGAGATGAGCTTGATGGCATATCAGAACAAGTCTCTCCATAAACTTGGAGTTTGTGTTGGCTATGATTAAAACATACATGCCAAACGTAGGTCTATTTGTCACATTTATTGGCACAAAGAACTATAGACTGTCCTCATTTGCACCTTCCACCAGCATGTCAACTGATTGATTGGGACGTGAATGCTCTAATGTGACCAGATGTTCAACTCCTGGGTTCCTTCTGTCATTCAACTAGGAGGTTCTGGTTGTTCATAGGATGTTCCAGAGCGCCCTGCGTTCTTGTGCTGAAGgtgcatgttttgtttcagactATGTTCCTTCAAGAATGGTCATACCAAGCCAGCAAATCAAAACACATGGGAAACGCCAGAATTTTCAATGTGCGACCACAGTGAACTTACTGCCTGGTCCGTGCATTAAAAATCTGTAATGGGAGTCCCATCTAGTCTGCTGGAGAGGACTGTGGTTGGAGGGGAAAGGTCAGTGTCGTAACTTGTAGCTTTACAGCAGACCTCCTTATAGGATCTCCCAGACACAGGACAATGGGTTATGGAATCTTTAAGAACGGTTGAGGTAATTTTCccccttttaatgtttttatacactAATCACAGCTATTATATTAATCATGATTACTGTTATATTtaccacagttattgacatattaactgaagttattgatatatcagccatttactctatgcatgtggaggtctggaagtgtataagggaACCAGCCAATccaatatgttagccttaaacaaactatatatattatatatatatacacatccttttatactttgtatgcatgtgagcagaGACTAAAAAAGAAGGGTCAGAAGTGTACAGGAGACGGTGGGAAGgcatgcagctgtgagataccaTGAAACAGAACTGAGAGGGAGTAGAGAAGAAAACAATTCTACGTGTGTGCCGTAAGTTACAAAGTAAGGCCTGTTGTTGGGGAGGAAAACGGGAGTTAGACACTGTGGGGACATTGCCCAGAAGATGGACCTTGAGTGTAAGATCAAAATAATTGGACTCTGTGAGGAGGGGGTTGCAGATATCGGGGCTCTTTGTTTGTTCAGTGCTATACAAAAGACTGCTTTAGTGCCTTGTGCTTTTTTTAGATGCTCTCCCTGATGCCGAGTGTGCATCTATGAGACTGTCTCCTGCAGATCTGCAGTAATAGTTTTTGGcctctgtcatttctgtgtagTGTTGTGTTCCATCTGCCTAATTTTTGAACCCACTGTGATTTATTAACTGGCATTGATTTTATAGGTGAAGTAGAAGAGGGGGGACGAGACAAAAAGTTCTTCTACAGAACATGGCTGCTTACTATATCTGCAAAGTTGCACATCACACAACATGGAGGTCATCATCACTGTCAAGGCTAATGCAGCAGTAGTTAATCAATATGAGACATCTGAGGGTTAACAAGTCAGTTTAAATAACAGCCCTACAAAGTGATGGACAAATTTGCCCAGTAATCTCGGTACATTCTGCAAAGTGTGATTATGTAGCCTCTGGGTCATAACTCATCCACAGCACCCTGCTGTGTCAGAAAGCTTTTATAGTCACAGTAACTCATTACTGTTCGGATGAGTGATGGACATGCTTACAGCCAGCACTGAGGACAACCCACGCCGTTCATGAAAACCATAGCGTTTAAGACTTTAAAAGGTCTTGGAATATTGAATATTCAACAGGAAAACTCGatcaacacacaaaacattggTCACAGGTTGATCTCTTGACTTACAGCTTTGTCCAACCAGTTGCCAGCACCTGGTCTTTTAtggaataattattttaaatggtaaaaatacCTTTGCTTGAGGTTTTTTCAGAGGCTGAACCAAAGGTTTGCTCGAGTCAATTCTCTACAGTCTTGAACCCACAGAAAGTTGTAATTCATCTGAATTGATTGTaggtgaaaagaaaaagctaTAAGCAATAAGTTAAGTGCAATGGTAAGAACATTGACTatatcataaatgtgaatatgaagtCAGGATATTGTCACTTTGATTAACTTAAAGTAAATCTCATGAAAGAAATCTATTACAGATGTGTGTTACTGCTGTTATAGCAAGGATCAAAAAAAactttactgtatgtttgtatgcTAATTCTGTGACATACATGAAGAGAGAAACTACAACCATGTTTTATGTTCCTCTCTTTCAAATGAGCTAAGATACTCCTGGATGTGAAAGCGGAGAACATGAATTATATTACCATGCCACTGGTAGAGAGATTCTCCATGCACTGAACACCACATTTAGGATGGAATTACTTTAATTTTAGCTACCGTTAAATTGAAAAATTGGGAAAGGGGGTTGAAGAGAGTGACCTCTATTGCTGTAAAAGTAACtgaagtcaaaaacaaaaaagtcaaacacaCCATAAAAACTTTTTGCTCTGTATGTTCACTCATAAATGTACTGGACTGCCCTCTAGAGGCGAGGGAAGAGACTACATCCCATGTGCACAAGTGATGTACCATCTGCACCGGAATGAGACAGCCCCCTGTTTCACCCGTCCAGGGCTGGGAGGAGGTTCAGAGGGTCTTCGGGGGTGAAACAGAGCAGGAATACGGCAATAACATGTAGGAGGGGTGCTGAGACAGGTAAGGCATTTCCGAGCTACAGCCccacctccctccacccctccaaaCCACCTTTGGTAATCTCTGCCACACCTCAGCAGGTGAGCAATAAAACTCAAGGACAATGGAGGAATCTCTGAAACAGCCTTCTGTTTCTTTCGCCGTGGCCCTCCACTTCACCGAAGGGGTTATGGTATGAggtgttaggagacagttttgtggaatggcatagCGTTTGTTCCGGAGACACGcaatgtgtattcgaatacaaacgctggagacaagcgatgtgtatttgaatacaaagcgatgtggctacatccgaccggagccaaacggcgcctcttgtgaaccctatggagccaattaggttacagggcccaggaaatacccaattagagagggagctgtttagctatgcacagctccacaagaccaatcagaaacagcacccctgctggttatcatagctcatatgcaaatgtgactgctattaactgtataaaaatgaactgaattctatacctgttgaacttctgctcaatgctgatgttcccacggccggctgtgctaataaacttcctgtcttttgctacgaacatcgaatctgcttcttgtcgtaacgaaacactttttggtgttccggactttGACTAACAGAGGTAATTACCCTCTGTCTGAGCCCTTCCCCAACAGGGCTATTTATGGTACTAGCAGTCTCCAGCTCTGAGGTGTCAAGCAATTACAGGGTTGCTTGTTAGGGAAACGATTCCACAAGCTTGTTCTGCATTAAACTAAACTACAGCTGTGATATGGGGTTCTATACAGCAAAGACTTGTGTGATGGGAGAAagtatacatatgtgtaaacTAACTGTGCAGctattagtatttttttctgtttgttagcCAGTATGTGACTTGATTGTAAAATTTAGCCACTAAAAGACACACACGTGTTGTCGTTAACATCTGATCTCATTAACACAGAGATTAATGGACGTGCCATATATTTTAAAGCAGTCTTTTGCATCTTTAAAGCAAACAATTGACATGCACCACTCTACTTAAACCAACCAAACCAGCTACCTAACTCCTTACATTCTCAGCCCTGAGAACCAGAGCTTCCATCTCACTGGCACTCAGGTGACAAAAGTGGTTTTGACAGGTCGCTCCAGGTGTACTGCTCCGTTACATTTGTCACAAGCTTGGCGATAACGCTACGGTCTGAATGACAGTGAGAAGGAAGTGATGTGGCATTTGTTTTGCTGAGCTCAATTCAAGCAGCTTTAAAATCCACATTTAAGTTCCAGGTGGTAATAACTGGCCCGAGCATGTTCATGGTCTGTTGCTTTAGCCAAAGGAAGTGAATTTCCAATTAATCTATTGTTGGattgaaaaaatgttacactcTTCATATCTCAGCTCAAAAAAGAAGTACAttgaatcaataaaaataagttacataaTATTCTGTTACTCGGTTCAATATAAAACTATACCACTGGCTGCGTTGAGTGTCTTTCATGATGAAACAGTAAATGCACCGAATATATTGAAGGTATCTTCCATGAATGATGTCTTATACCAGTGTAAGTGCCATTATAACAGACCactgaatggatacacagaATACATTAAGATATGTTCCATTAAGGTTTGTATCAGTTACTATCAGTATTTTCCAGTATTTACTTCTATTTGgtacaaacaggaaaaaaaaaaacagaattaagcCAACTCACTGCATCAAATTTACAACAAGCAAAGGAATTCTCACTGTTTTCTACATAGACTGCTTTTACCCACAAGGGAATTATATACCATTTTGTCCTAGATTTTACTTCCAAATAGTTGAGAAGGGGAAGGAAAGAGGTAAGGAGTTTTAATCTCAGCAAAGCAGTCTATTTGAGAAAGTCCTTGGGCTCATCATACAGAATTGATGACACTTctctgtaatgtactgtacccTTTGCAGTAAAACCTGAAACATTTAGTGTTAGTGCATCAACAGTGCCTGTGCCCTTTCAATTTCTTGGCAGTCAgtttcaacagaaaaacagtaataGAATCATAACAATATTAATTACCAACAAATTTGGAGAGCGTTCAAAGtaaacagtttttatttcagctttccTCAGGAATTGAGTAATGATAAACATTTACAAGTACTTTCAAACAGGTCAGATTCTGAAGAGACTGACTCTCCTCAGAACTGTTAGACAGATATACTGCATCATTCTTTATCTTTCTCAAGCACAAGCTCTTCTTCAATGTTCAGCTATTCCAGGGGCACTCTAATGTAGCCAGCTCtgacaaaatgaatacatgactaacactgaacaaaaacaagtgATATGTATAGTTAAACATGACCTAAAAGGGTAACTTCAACGACAAACTCAAATTTAATATACTGTCCACTGCCCACGTTTGTGGTTTCTTAACCAAAATAGTGGTAACTAAAGCCTGGTAAACAGAATGCAACCTTAGCCCTGTATTTTAGCCCTCTAGTTTGCTACAATTATTCTTGAAATGTAACTTGCACGTGCCAAAACTGTACCTCAGATTTAACACCTTCAGACATGTACAGTCTCAGACACATGCCTATGGGATGCAAGTGTTTAGATTCAGTTGCAGTACTCTCATTTTCCAATGGTAAGAATATGTGCACTGGACGTAACTCCCACACTATAAGCTGCtccacctcttttttttctttgtgcaaaTTACATGTATAAATTGTGTCTTGAAACACTGTCCACACTCAGTTAAACACTGGCTCCAAGTGCATGGCTGATATGTAGACACAGTCTACTTTTTGTTAgatgaatttgaatttatatgtatttttttatcagaTTGTTTGCAGTGTGCTAACGGCAGACGGGGCAAGAGTAGCTTTACTGTGTTCTGAGGTTAGGAAGCATACAGAAAATGAGAAGACActtagtttaaaaaataaaaaaaaaaaaaagtcaacattttaatataaagtAAATGGCTCAAATGACTCAGCCAATTGTGCTAGTTATGAGGACTCATATGGAAATCCAAAGGACATTGAAATAAACAGACTTGCTGCAGCAAATTAGAAATACATGTCCATGCATTGTTCATGCGTTATATTTGCGAAATATGACCGACTACTGATCCATATTCATGGAGTCAAAAACAAAATCGAGTAACTGACCTTCAGAAATGGAATTAGCCATTTCAAATCTTATCTGCAGGGCCATGTCATTTACCGCACAGTAACTGGCTTTACAAGAATGAAACAGGAAGCACTGCTCAAAGGTTCTGACCAATAAaacaagggggaggggggggatacACATATTGATTGACACTTGCGTACACTACGGAAGCAGTATCATTAGCTGTTACTGGCATTTTGTGCACAGTCTGTGCTTTGTGAAAGTAACCTCTCTCCAACTCTGTGAGCACTGATGCAATTAGTGCCATTTCAGGGAAACCTGtgcacaaaaaatgcacatgacTTTCATTTTCCCCATGTGCTTCTCACAGTGGTCAAGCTAactatgcagaaaagcaaaaGAACTACTTCCGCCTCCTCTCAAGCTTTGATTTGAATTATATTATACAGTTATAAcagctgtattttcattaatggCTCTCATATACATTAAAGTTCATCAGGTTTttgcacttacatttacatgtttaattttgtatgtatataataaaatgaGTTTCTATTACAAATTTAAATACGTTCAAATTTTTTGAAGGTAGGAGAATGTGGCTGAAAagcgacaaaaaaaaaaaaaacagaaaataataaagaacTCGGAATATGTGATAGAAAGCcttaaaatttaagaaaaagaatGTGCTATTTTTTTTGGAAcctaatatttaaaaatggacaaGTAGTGACCCTAAATTTAATTTGCTCATGTCAAAGGGTGACGTAAACGGAAGTGCAGACTCGCATACTGTGCCGCCAGTGTGTTGCTTTGCACACTCCTGCTAAACCGAACGGTGAGCAACAACATATTAAATCTCAGATTTTCGGTGAAGTTACCCTTCAAAACCAGTGAACTTCCTGGATTTGCATAAAACACAGCTACCTTAAGAAAGTACAGCATTGAAAAtacacaggttaaaaaaaaaaaaaatatgaacaccGAGCTACACGGAAAGGTTGAACCataatgaaggaaaaaagaaatgcagagcCCAAATCCAAGCATCATACATGATGCAATTTGATTTTCAATGAATGACCTTactggggaaaacaaaaagtcattttaagtGTCATTTCTTCCTTGGTTGGCAAAACTACATTTAACATATACCACTAGTGTCATTGTAGAGCACACCAACTCCAGACATCAGTAACACAGCGAACTGAAGCCCTGAACTTCCATGTGCTCAAGTGCAATTTTCAGTCCTCACACTGGCATTATGAACATCGCAATCATATGGCTTACTAGGTAAACAGGTCCGTACAAACTGGAAAGTTACTCAAACATCGTTCATAAACAAATCTATAGTACAGTAATATATTGGCAAAACAAATTGAGCTATATTACATCATGTAAACAATGGTATACCACACTGTACATCTGTCCTAGAGTGATATTTACAGGATAGGTTCTCGACTTCCCTGTACAGAAGGTAATTTCCAAAGTGCAGGAGAGATACGGTGCCACTCAGAATACGCAAAACGAATGTCGAGCCTCCCACTCGTTTAGATTACCTTTGTGTTTTAGGAGAAATGGATAGGATGGATAAGAAACTCAAAACCGCCAAGCAGATGACCTTGCAGTACTCTGCTCATTTCTGCTGCCCAGCACACATCTCTGTGGTTTGAAGGTCCCCGGGACGGCGGTTCCTTGTAAGGCAAATCTGCAAGTCACCGGATAGGCGCTGCGCTCTTTCCGAAGACCAACGAGAAGCAACGCAACTGAAAGGGAGGATGGCTTAGTGGCATATTGTGCGTGGGGGAGGAGAGACCGACAGACGGATGTAAAGTTTCTGgcctttttctttcacttctcAGCACCCATCAGCACCCTGTGGCAAATTACCTTGCGCGTTaattgtaacaaaaacaaagatcaGAGTGCAACAAAGGCGCATTACTACCGTGTCAGGAAATGTGCAAAATCTGCTCTAAAGCAAAGTGACAGTGTAGCCATTCTACTGTACAAGGtactgagggggtggggggagtgaggaagcaggggaggaggggggggcgggtCATGACACAGCAGTGTAGACCGTCAATCCAACATGTATCTACAAGGCACTAAGGGTAGGAATGAAAGGTCATACACCAGGACCGTGTCGCCGCCTCCTCAGTCCGGTCGGAATATAGGATATTTGGGCAAGAATTCTATAAGAATtacctgcagagagaaagaagggggggAAACATGTTGTTATCTAATCTCTGGAGCATGTGAAAGTTTGTACTGTGTCATCCAGTTAAAACtgaacgtaaaaaaaaaaacacaaccgcTGACAGAGAGTGTAAACTTACATATTCCATCATATTGCTGCTTTCACATTTCCTCTTACTGAGTTTCCAGTGCAGCCCCAgctggggagaggagaggagagttaGGAATCCACACTGTGGATAGTCAGCCACATTGACTTATAAGCCTTGATACATTTTCTATGAGAGAAATAAAACCCAAGGGAGGTGTTGAACAGACCCTGTGTTTATTAACCAGGCTTGGTATCTTGGTATATCAACATAAGTACGtcccctggggttcattttcagatgCTCATTTGacttttcagaatttcagacTAACTCTGAATAAACATCTCataactgtaaactacagactTCTGGGaacagccatttaaaaaggACACAAACAGGAATACGCTAGTGCTTGGTGCCCAGCAGGAAGCACACGCAATCTGTTCAGGGAGTTGGGACTGGGCTTTGTTGGGAGTCTTTTTATTGGGTAGAAGCCCCTGAAGAGTTTCCTGTGTGCCCTGCACACCGCTActtgctgtcaatcactgctcTGAGACACAACAAAATTAGCATGCCTTTTACTGCTGACCCCTTCCTGGTCTGGTTATACTCTGAGTTTTTATCACTGGATCAGTCTGAAGGAGCTATAGGGCAAATAAAGTCTTCTAAAGGGGTGGCTCTCTTGCACAGTACAGGTATATCTCAGCTGGTGAAGCAGATGCCTTCCATCGGGTCACTTTGCTAGCAGAAATGTCATTACCAGAGACATAAATTACCCATATAGCTCTCAGTGTAGACCATGCAAACTCAAACAGATGTGCCTCTACAGTTCTCATTTCTCCCAAGTCTAGCTTCCTTACAATCTGCATTTTCACATCTGGAGATTTTCCTTTACGCTTCATTCTTTGCCCACGATAGCCAGGatggtttatttaaaaaggaaacttGCAAACCTGGTTAAGTTTTCATCATGCAAACAAGCATAGCATTTTTAAtcatgaaagcacacacacaaacttcatTATAAGGGAGCTTCATTCTCAGAGGCTTCGTTAGTGGAGATATACCTGCGCATGTATTattcatgaactgaaaatatggaaatggaTTCATTTGCCGTACTTGCTGTTTGTCTCTTGACGCACTCACACAAACTTTTCCATCATTCAAACTTGCACTCCTTTGCTTCAGCTCTGCACTTACCTTGTGATACAATCTGTTATTTTCCCACTCTAATAGTTTTTGAATTGATCTTCGTGTCTACAATAAAGAAACAGACAGCCAGAATTTAAAGGAAGGATACCTTCTACAGGCTACATCACTTTCTCACACTGcatgtgttgtaaaaaaaaaaaaaaaaaaagcacatggaaaCAAAGCTCCGATAATGTAGGGAAAAGAGGTGTTTATGGACTCAACCCCTACGCTAACCAGCTTGTAATTTCCTCCTTTTGCTGCCAATAAAATTAGACAGAATCAGTACCTTTCAATGAGATGTGGCTAGGCAGACTCGGCTTCTGAGGTGTCCTGCGGTCATTACATACCCCACCTCTAATTGCACACAACCCGTTACCGCACTCTATGATGGGGTGCTGAGGTGTTACTAAAGTAGCCCTTCCGCATAAACAGCATGGAGAGGCTGAGTTTGACCGTTGGGACTGCGCAACACCGGCAGAAGAGGGGGTGACTCACCCTCTTGTTGAGACATATGACAGGCCACAGACTGCAGCCCACcgtacaacaacagcacagacagccacacagaaGCCACTTCACGTTGACAGGCAGGTTCTTCTTCAAACATGCGTTCACCCGGCCAATCGTCGTCTTGAACTCCTCCGGAGCCACCTGGGCCGAACGAGACGGAGGGAATGAAATAAAGAGACGGATGGAGAGTCGAGGAGAAAAGAACTAGGGAGAGTAAAATCAATTCTAATTTCACTCCACTTTTTTGTAAACTAGATTATGATCTGTGCAGTCAAGAATAAAAAATTATCTTATATGACTCAATGTCATTCTGGATGTAGCTGGACTTAGCTCTTCCAACTGACCTCTGATAATCAAATAACACGACtgtggcaaaagaaaaaaaacaagtaaacacacaaaaagcattTCCTTGCCCCTTGgtgcatttacagtaaacaaaagaTTCCATGAAGATTCCAGAAACCATGGAGAGAAAACCTGCACATTTGCTACTCAAGAGCTCTCAGGTCTTAGCAgatcaaaggttttttttcccttttaaaaagTAGATGTTTGCAGATGTTTTTC contains:
- the chic1 gene encoding cysteine-rich hydrophobic domain-containing protein 1, which codes for MSVLLPNMADFDTIYELDEEEERVVSEEHLARYCPEPVIMRGAGHITVFGLSNKFDTEFPSVLTGKVAPEEFKTTIGRVNACLKKNLPVNVKWLLCGCLCCCCTVGCSLWPVICLNKRTRRSIQKLLEWENNRLYHKLGLHWKLSKRKCESSNMMEYVILIEFLPKYPIFRPD